tatgttaatatgtgaatttatgtgaatatatgataaagatgcatgtttagttaaattaaatatgcatgtgggccccgtttggatattaggggtatgtttgtgattttagcccgttgagggcgtaaatgtgacaaatatgatatgcatgtgatatatctctgtgtagcacgatccgagacagtcctggggagcggttagccagaaagtcacaacggggttgagaatttgactcggggcgagtcgaggggtaatttgggtactagttATTATATTGGGTTATTGgggtatgaaaataaatatttggagatatatttgagattagagtgTGTAGGaaagaatattggggaaaatttatattttggacctcgaggacttagcgggatttggtaaatgactaaattgcccttgggtcaaTTAAGGATAGAGGCTAAGCTTAAGGGGCAGCTTGGTCATTTTGTAAGGGTAAAATTAGACACAATTAAGTAAAAGGAAACTGCTGGAACCAAAGGAAGAATCCGTTATCAACTCATTTCTCTCTAGGTCGGTTTATTATTTTGGCTTGTGGTGTATGAGCTTGGGAGATTTCCAGTAGAAATCCAAGGCTTGAGGCTTGTTGTGAGAGAGCTTTGAAGGTGGAGGAGCAAAGAAGGCTAGGAAttatcagctgaggtaaggagttCAACCTTATAATTTCTTGAGTTTCAGTAGAATTGTAGTTTAAACCATGAGCTGCATGTGAATTGGGATTATGATGTTAAGTTTGATTGTGAGCTGAGTTTCATGGCTGTGTGAATTTATAGCAAAGTTTAGATGGTGTGGTTGAGAGACTTAAGCTTAATTTCTGGGTTGATTTTTAATGAGATGGTTTGAAGAAAACGCAGGAAAAgatggagatttctgggtttggaggcgagggccgtggccctaggaggggcatgtcgcggcccgtgtgcacgtGTGGCCATGAGAGGCCATGGTGTTTGAAGCacgccgcggcgcttggccaagtgcgctgcggcccgtgtgtgccTCAGGGAGGTGCTaacctctgtttcgaggctagccgcggcgcttgtgggtagggccacGACTCTTAGTGCTAGTCTGTGTTTTTAGGtatgtttaggcttgggaactcaaaggttaaggctcaggacggattttatcacccggattgatagaattcaaggttccggaggttagagatatggctcaaagttatttaatggattagaacttgatggatgaatgttgttaatgtgttgtggctagggtttcggcgaggctcaagttagaggactgtgctcgggatatcggtgctcgggacgcaggtaagaaaacccctgttcccatagagcttgtatgtagggctgagccccaatatgtttgaactgtagggcgtagccctttgattgaatttgttagtattcagtatatgtttattatgctatgaattcgttaatgtgaatgttcggcaagagccgaaaACGGCACAGGCCGAGGTCGGcgggggccgggaatggcgttgggcacgttgagtacaaggtcgagtacgacaaggggccgtgagcagcgttgagcacgtggagtgcgagttgccagggcgagatcccaaaaggatacctgggatatcctcacggtgtggaccgcgaacccagggcctggtaaagcgcctgggacggcttggccgtatgtgtttagcctattgttggcttgtttatatgctatgtgtttgttttgtatatgttatctgtttgtgggttttcttgctgggcttcggctcacgggtgatctgtggtgcaggtaagggcaaggagaaagtcaaccaaccatgagtgtagcaagcgtgaagcggcgcgtacatgtttggcctgcctggctgccacaaccagtggattttgggagatgattgtaattaaacctagattttgtcatttagccgacttggttgtacttatatgttggaaatatttctaaacagtactttgggatcccaagtgttaaacttttatgactTTCAATGAAATAGATTTATTTCTAAAGTCtctactctgtttatgatttaattacacttttgctttaaaagcctcgattagcgagtgattgcacgtttctaaactcacttagtaacaactctaaggtagtagggcgttacataagtaGCTGAGATAATTCTAGATTGTGAAATCGAGAGGTTGAATATTTAGGATTATTTCTAGAGTAGAACTTAAAAAGGTATGGATAAATGGTCGTATAGAGATATAGGCTAGGTATCACTTGCACACTCTTTATGCGGCACTTGAGAGAGGTTATAGAGATAAAACAATGCTCTAGGTTTTTGAACGTATTGGATTGATTTAGGCACATTAATGATTAGGGGTAAGAGTGTTAGAGAATGAAGTTGAAaccttaacaattgttattatctTGAGTCTAttcacatttatttatttgttttttaaaattcatAGTTATTTATTATGTTACTTCTTGATATCTTTTGAAATTGATTGCTTAGATAAAGTAAGGATTTAGAATTttctatatataatttattttaatccTTGTGGGACGATATCTGTCTTTAGACTACTTTACTACTTGTTCGATTTGCGCACTTCCAAGGATATTCATTAtttttcgcaacaagtttttggtgcTGGTGCCAGGGatcaaaaaagaaattaaaattgaattactATAGCAAAGAAAATATTGGATTTTAatctaagtattttttttaatttatttgtttacTAACTTTGGTTTCTAAATTTTTCGTGGTTGAAGGTGTATGCGAAAAGCTTTTCCCTCAAATCTCCTACCATTagattttgaaatttaaagaacTATATTTTCTATTAGGAGAGAGCGATGAGCTAGATCACGAAAAATGGCAGACCAAGTTAACAACAATAATGTTCCTGTGAACGCACCAGCAAACCGGACCTTGAGCGAATATTTCAGGTTGATTGTGAATGACAATTATTCGGGCATTCAAAGGCAACAAGTGAATGTCAATAATTTCGAGCTTAAATCAGCCTTGGTTAACATGGTGCAGCAAAATCAATATTCTGGTCTAGCTGATGAAGACCCCAATATTCACTTGGCAACTTTCTTAGAGATTTGTGAGACGATCAAGATCAATGGGGACACGGAAGATATTATACGATTGAagctattttaatttttgttgagAGATAGAGCTCGAGCTTGGTTTCAATCTATACCTCTAGGAATTGTGACTACTTGGGAGGATATGGCACATAAATTCCTCACCAAATTTTTCCCGCCATATAAAACGTCACAACTAAGGGCTGAGATTACTCAATTTAGACAGATGGAGTTCGAGAAATTGTATGAGGCATGGGATAGATTTAAGGAGATGCTCAGAAAATGTCATCAACATGACATAGAGGATTGTTTTCAGGTTCAACTATTCTACAATGGGCTTAATGGTCCAACAAGATCACATATTGATGCCACATCTGGAAGAACAATTTTATCAAAGACACTGGAGGAAGCATTAATCTTGTTTGAGGATATGGCCATGAATAGTTGTCAATGGCAGAGTGAGAGATCGACGGTTAAGAAGGTAGTTGGGGCTTTTGAAGTATATCAAATAACGTCACTGATGGTGCAGATGTCTTCTTTGACTAATCAGATTAAGGGTCTCACTCAAAATAAAGTAGCAGCAAGTAAAAAAATAGTAAATGTGGCACAAGCTTTTGTTCGAATGGGTTGGTGGATGAACAATGCCAATATGTCAATTGGAACTACAACTTTAGGCCCAACAACAACTTGCCCACATACTACCATCCTGGCCTTCGCAAtcatgaaattttttcctatgaaaACAATAGAAACGTTCTTCAACCACCTCAAGAGCCACCTAGACAAATAGGGGAGAAGCCTTCACCATCACTTGAACAGTTACTGAAGACATACATAGTGGACTCCAAGGCAAGGCTAGATCAACATGACACTCGTCTCAACAATATTGAAACACATTGTACTGACATGGGAGCAATGATGAAGACATTGGAAACACAAGTTGGTCAATTGACCAATACTATGAAGACTCAAATGTCTAGATCTTTTCCAAGTGATACGGAGAAGAATCCAAAAGAGTGTAATGCaattactttgaggagtggaaaAGAATTGGATGCTCCTACAGTTGAGAAGAAAAAGGTTGATGAGATCCTAATGAATGCTGAGAAAGAAGAAGACAAACAAAATGAGGGGATTCTGAAGAAAGAGCCACGGGTGGCTAATTTGGGTTCATTTACTTTTCCAGACAACCCACCCAAGATTACTACTCCATTACCATTTCCTCAAAGATTTCACAAGAAGGAAATTGATGAACAATTTGCAATGTTCTTAAATATTTTTAAGAAATACATATTAATATTCCTTTTGTAGATGCCCTTGAACAAATGCCAAACTATGCTAAGTTTATGAAGGAGGTGATGTCTAAGAAGAATAAGTTAGAGGATTATGAAATAGTGAAGCTAACAGAAGAGTGTAGTGCCATTATCAAGAGAAAATTACTGGAAAATTGAAAGATCCGGGAAGTTTTACAATTCCATGTGTTTTTTGTGAACTACATATTGAGAATGCCTTGTGTGATTTGGGTACTAGTTTCAATCTAATGCCTCTCTCTATCTTTCAGAAACTCAATCTTGGAGAGGTCACACCAACTACTATTTCCTTACAATTGGCAAATCGTTCTTTGACGTCTCCTAGAGGTATCATTGAAGATGTTCTAGTAAAGATTGATAGATTCATTTTTCTGGTTGATTTTGTTTTGCTTGACAGGAAGAAGACCAAGAAATTATGATAATCTTGGGAAGAACTTTCCTAGCAATCGGGAAAGCTTTGATTGATGTTCATGATGGTAACTTGACTCTAAGGGTGAATGGCGAAGAAGTAAAGTTCAACATTAGTAATACTATGAAGTTTCCCAAGGAGAAAGCGAATTGTAAGAGAGTGGATGTAGTTAATCCATGCTTAAGAGACTTGTTCAAGACCATGTTTCATAAGGATCCTTTGGAACTATGTTTGACAACGCCGATTTCTAAAGAGGACCTTGGAGTGGATTTGGGAATGAATGATATGGAGGTGGTTGATAGTGTCTTTGCTTTAGAAGCATTACAAGTGAAAAAGGAGGTGTCTAAGAAGGAAGATATATATAAGGCTCTAACTCTTGATAATAGCTTGGAGAAAAAGAATACTACTAGTGATGGGCTTGTTTTGAAGCAATTATTCGCTCATCTTCGGTATGCATTTTTGGGAGATAGATCTACCAATCCTATAATAATTTCGGCATCATTGAATGAAGAAGATGAAAGAAAGTTGTTAGAAACTTTAAAGAGGTATTCATCTGCTTTCTTGGTCAATTTCAGATATCATTAGTTTTTTATTTGTATGCACGAGATTCTGATGGAGGACTCTAATAAGCCtttgttgacgcgattcttcgccaacaggtaattaagaaaagaaagaggaagggattagtgattatgttgaaccgaaatagatgaatgatcttggaaatgaaatggtgacacaaatacgttttttaggtggttcaaaagttaaaatccttctactccaccagtcagtattattgctatatactgggtattcttttacagggtatttcttacaatatagaatccaaccctttgtaactcccagggtctccatatttataggagaaggcacgtgggagttggtaagaaggtcatcccgtgaccttcttacctatcatgtcaactatatgacattcatgattaattcctaaacctgacacataagtgtggtcaaatcaataggtaaggggataatggacCGCACGGCCCagcccagtcgtgggtgtctgaatacgcacgttcacgctgcgtgtccgagaaatcagggatatatcagacacgtgatgtctgatatatgcacgtttaccttgcgtggttgactttataaaaggtcacagcctccaactctagctcgtaccacgagctggatgcttccctcgacctgttgtcttcagagtccagactcagtccttaggtaatcttggcgaacccttaggttacctcgagctaaggaggtaggatcttacgatggcagctccggtctttgGGGATGTCTACGTGGCTGATatgattaggccatatctcagctcgctaatcagcccgtgggaaaatcagggcgtacagccTTCTATTGAACATCAATGCTGTCTTAATCCAGTAATGAAAGAGGTTGTGAGAGCGAAAGTCTTGAAGCTTTTGAATGCTGGAATTATTTATGTCATTTCTGATAGTTCATGGGTGAGTCTGGTTCAAGTGGTACCGAAGAAAGGAGGAATGACGGTTGTAATgaatcaaaagaatgagttaattcTACCTCATACTATGATGGGGTGGAGagtgtgtattgattataggaagCTTAATAAGGCAACTTGGAAGGATCATTTTCCCTTGCCTTTCATTTACCAAATGTTAGATCGCTTGGCGGGCCATGATTTCTATTGTTTTTCTAGATggttattcgggatataaccaaatttttATTGCTCTGGAGGACCAAGAGAAGACCACCTTTACTTGTCCATATGGTACGTTCGCCTTTCGTAggatgccatttggcttgtgtaatgcaccggccacttttcaaaggtgtatgatggcCATTTTCGCTGACTTAGTAGAGAATATAATGGAGGTATTTAtggacaattttttagtttttggtTCCTCATTTAACTCTTGTTTGTGCAACCTTGGGATGGTTCTAAAAAGATGTGTGGAGACCAATCTTGTTCTTAATTGGGAGAAATGTCATTTCATGGTTAAGGAGGGGATTGTACTTGGGCATCGAGTTTCTTCTTTGAGTTTGGAGGTGGATAAAGAAAAAATTTCCACTATTGAGACCTTACCACCACCAACTAATGTGAATGAGATTCGAAATTTTTTAGGCCATGCCAGATTCTATAGGCAATTTATTAAAGACTTCTTTAAAGTTACTAAGCCATTATGCAAGTTATTAGAGAATGATGAGCATTTTCTTTTTGATGAGTCATGTTTGAAAGCTTTTAATGTCCATAAAGAGAAACTTATTGCAGCACCCATTATTATTGTGCTCGATTGGAGTGAGCCATTTGAGAtaatgtgtgatgcaagtgacttTGCTATTGGAGTGGTTCTTGGGCAGCGAAGAGACAAGATATTTAGAGCTATTTATTACTCTAGTCATACTTTGAATGAAGCTCAAGAGAATTATACAACTACCGAGAAGGAGATGTTAGCGGTGGTTTATTCTGTGACAAGTTTTGCCCTTATATAATTGGATCTAAGATGATAATCTATGCCGATCATGCAGCTATTCGGCACTTGTTTGAGAAAAAGGATGCTAAACCTCGCTTGATTAGATGGGTTCTATTGCTCCAAGAATTTGATTTTGAGATCCGAAATAAGTGAGGAAGTGAGAATGTAGTGGCTGATCATCTATCTCGTCTTGAAGGGGTAAATAGTGGAGATGACGGTTCGTCAATTTTGGAAGCTTTTCCGAATGAGATATTAATTTGGGTGGCAGATAAAATCCCTTGGTATGCTGATTTTGTCAACTATTTTGCATGCAAGGTTTTGCCACTGGGATTATCCTCTCAACAAAAGAAGAATTTTTTTCATGATGTGAAGCAATATATTTGGGATGATCCAATTATCTTTAAGCATTTTGTGGATCTTGTCATAAGAAGATGTGTACCGAAATAGGAAGTAAGTGAGATTCTAttccatttccattcttcttttATGGGTGGCCATTTTGGAGTTGCAAGGACTGCTGCAAAGGTCCTTGATAGTGGGTTTTATTGGCATACTTTACACCGAGATTGTTATGCATATGTGAAGAGTTGTGATCGGTGTCAACGCGTGGAAAACATCTCTAGAAGACATGAATTGCCTCTCAATAATATTCTAGAAGTGGAGATCTTTGATGTGTGGGGTATTTATTTCATGGGACAATTCCCACCTTCATTTGGTAATCTATACATTCTCTTGGCGGTGGACTATGTAAGTAAATGGGTAGAAGCTCCTGCAACAACTACAAATGATGCTTGGGTTGTAGTCAAATTTATTCAAAAGAATATTTTTTCTAGATTTGGTACACCGAGAGCAATACTTAGTGGTGAAGGTACCCATTTCACTAGTAAGGTTTTTGATGCTCTTATGACAAAGTATGGAGTAAGACATAAGATGACCCTAGCTTATCATCCACACTCTAATGGTCAAGCATAGAAATCTAAACGGGAAATTAAGCTTATCTTGGAGAAAACGATGCACTCtaatagaaaggattggtctAATAAGCTTGATGATGCTATATGGGCATATAGGACAGCTTTCAAGACACCTATCGACATGTCTCCTTATCAGATTGGGTTTGGAAAGACTTGTCATCTACCATTTGAGCTTGAGCATCGTGCACAATGGGCCATTATAAAGCCGAATTTTGATTTGAAAGCCTCGACAGAGAAAAGACTTCTCCAACTTAATGATTTAGAAGAAATTCGTCATGAGCTTATGAGAATGCACATATTTATAAGGAGCGAACAAAAAATTGGCATGATAAGAAAATTCTTCGAAGGGAGTTTGTACCAGGAGAGAAGGTTCTTTTATTTAATTCTCATCTTAAACTCTTTCCTGGTAAATGAAAGTCTTGTTGGTCGGGACCGTTCACAGTTATTCAAGTCTTTCCATTTGGAGATGTTGAGACTCAAAGAGGTGATGAACCTGCGTTCAAAGCAAATAGCCAACAATTGAAGCATTATTTAGGCACAAAAGTAGAGAAAATGGCGAGCATTAAGCTCATTGATGAGTAGTTTGGTATTGAGGTACAAGGTCTAGCTAACGACTTTAAATTAAGCGCAATATGGGAAGCAACCCATCTTTTTGATGAATTTTATAAAAGTTTCTTAAAGTTTATTAGTAATTTTGTTTaggattaatattaattttagtatttaaagttttattaaaaaaaaaattggatcagGCGATGTATCACCTGCCTAGTGGCGATGCATCGCCCAAGTGGAATTTTCGAGCCTTTTTGGGTCACAAAACAGAGAGTCTGGTGATGTGTCGCTCGAATTTTGGCGACTCATCGCCAAAACCTTAATCGTAGAAATCGCaccaggcgatgcattgcctggtGAGTGGCGACACATCGCCACTTCtggtaaatatatatttttttaaaaattaaaataataaaaaaaaaactaacacaaGAGTCACGTTTTTTTTAAGTtaggtagttttttttttctttcattttttttcttaattacttTTACTACTTTTCCTTTACTTTCCTTCTCTCCCATTCCCATAATCCCTCTTCTCTTTTTATTCTTCAAGCTCTATCACCATCATTTTTGTtaatcatcatcttcctcatacTTCTCATTTTGTATGATTCATTCTCCTCACATTATTATTTCCTTACTTTATTTCTATCATTTATTACTCTACACTACATCTCTCAAGTTTttctcaatggaaaagtggagaTGAAGAAGGGTTTCCATTCCATCCCAAGTAAGGTTATTTATCTTCTTTTGGTTGGattctttgttttattttgatgatAATTGGAAGTTTGGACTGTTTTGTGTGATGATAAGTACTTTTGGAGaagatttaatatttatataggtCTTGGAGGTGCGGTTCTTTAATGCATatcaagtgtttgataaaatgctCCAATGACAGTTTCCATTGATTTTTGAGGAATTACTTGCATTTTGTTGGTGGTTTTCATTTTGTTTATGCTTGGATATACATTTGCAAGTTTGGGGGTGATTGATTTTGGAAACTATGCATTGATTTCGTATATGTGGGatgttgatattttttttatgattggtGCTTTTCATTGGAGTTTGGGGGAGAATT
The genomic region above belongs to Humulus lupulus chromosome 1, drHumLupu1.1, whole genome shotgun sequence and contains:
- the LOC133825205 gene encoding uncharacterized protein LOC133825205, whose protein sequence is MEFEKLYEAWDRFKEMLRKCHQHDIEDCFQVQLFYNGLNGPTRSHIDATSGRTILSKTLEEALILFEDMAMNSCQWQSERSTVKKVVGAFEVYQITSLMVQMSSLTNQIKGLTQNKVAASKKIVNVAQAFVRMGWWMNNANINVLQPPQEPPRQIGEKPSPSLEQLLKTYIVDSKARLDQHDTRLNNIETHCTDMGAMMKTLETQVGQLTNTMKTQMSRSFPSDTEKNPKECNAITLRSGKELDAPTVEKKKVDEILMNAEKEEDKQNEGILKKEPRVANLGSFTFPDNPPKITTPLPFPQRFHKKEIDEQFAIFNLMPLSIFQKLNLGEVTPTTISLQLANRSLTSPRGIIEDVLEEDQEIMIILGRTFLAIGKALIDVHDGNLTLRVNGEEVKFNISNTMKFPKEKANCKRVDVVNPCLRDLFKTMFHKDPLELCLTTPISKEDLGVDLGMNDMEVVDSVFALEALQVKKEVSKKEDIYKALTLDNSLEKKNTTSDGLVLKQLFAHLRYAFLGDRSTNPIIISASLNEEDERKLLETLKRYSSAFLVNFRYH